A stretch of Palaemon carinicauda isolate YSFRI2023 chromosome 36, ASM3689809v2, whole genome shotgun sequence DNA encodes these proteins:
- the LOC137628587 gene encoding uncharacterized protein, whose product MVVKEGVLEEGVVAKEGVVAKEGVLEEEVVVKEGVGGGGGGEGGSVGGGGGGEGGSVGGGGRCEGGSIGGGGSGEGGSVGGGGGGEGGSVGGGGRSEGGSVGGGDGGEGGSIGGEGGGEGGSIGGGGGSEEGSVGGGVVVKEGVLEEEVVVKKGVLEEEVVVKEGVLEEEVVVKEGVRKVVKEGVLGGGDHGEGGSIGGGGGGEGGSIGGGGSGEGGSIGGGGGGEGGSIGGGGRGEGASVGGGGGEGGSIEGGSRSEGGECWRRSGIEGGSVGGGGSGEGGSIGGGGRGEGGSIGGGGGEGGSIGGGSRSEGGSRSEGGSVRGGGGGEGGSVGGGGGGEGGSIGGGGRGEGASVGGGGGEGGSIEGGSRSEGGSVGGGGGIEGGSVGGGGSGEGGSIGGGGRGEGGSIGGGGGEGGSIGGGSRSEGGSRSEGGSVRGGDGGEGGSIGGGGRGEGGSIGGGGGSEGGSVGEEVWW is encoded by the exons ATGGTGGtgaaggagggagtattggaggagggAGTCGTAGCAAAGGAGGGAGTCGTAGCGAAGGAGGGAGTGttagaggaggaggtggtggtgaaggagggagttggaggaggaggtggtggtgaaggagggagtgttggaggaggtggtggtggtgaagGAGGGAGTGTTGGAGGAGGAGGTCGTTGCgaaggagggagtattggaggaggaggaagtggtgaaggagggagtgttggaggaggtggtggtggtgaagGAGGGAGTGTTGGAGGAGGAGGTCGTAGCGAAGGAGGGAGTGTTggaggaggagatggtggtgaaggagggagtattggaggagaaggtggtggtgaaggagggagtattggaggaggaggtggtagtGAAGAAGGGAGTGTTGGAGGAGGGGTGGTGGtgaaggagggagtattggaggaggaggtggtagtGAAGAAGGgagtgttggaggaggaggtggtggtgaaggagggagtgttggaggaggaggtggtggtgaaggagggagt GAGGAAGGTGGTGAAGGAGGGAGTGTTGGGAGGAGGAGATCATGGCgaaggagggagtattggaggaggaggtggtggtgaaggagggagtattggaggaggaggaagtggtgaaggagggagtattggaggaggaggtggtggcgaaggagggagtattggaggaggaggtcGTGGCGAAGGAGCGAgtgttggaggaggtggtggtgaaggaggGAGTATTGAAGGAGGGAGTCGTAGCGAAGGAGGGGAGTGTTGGAGGAGGAGTGGTATTGAAGGAGGGAGtgttggaggaggaggaagtggtgaaggagggagtattggaggaggaggtcgtggcgaaggagggagtattggaggaggtggtggtgaaggagggagtattggaggagggAGTCGTAGCGAAGGAGGGAGTCGTAGCGAAGGAGGGAGTGttagaggaggaggtggtggtgaaggagggagtgttggaggaggaggtggtggtgaaggagggagtattggaggaggaggtcGTGGCGAAGGAGCGAgtgttggaggaggtggtggtgaaggaggGAGTATTGAAGGAGGGAGTCGTAGCGAAGGAGGgagtgttggaggaggaggtggtattgaaggagggagtgttggaggaggaggaagtggtgaaggagggagtattggaggaggaggtcgtggcgaaggagggagtattggaggaggtggtggtgaaggagggagtattggaggagggAGTCGTAGCGAAGGAGGGAGTCGTAGCGAAGGAGGGAGTGTTAGAGGAGGAGATGGTGGtgaaggagggagtattggaggaggaggtcgtggtgaaggagggagtattggaggaggaggaggtagcgaAGGAGGGAGCGTTGGAGAGGAGGTGTGGTGGtga